The following are encoded in a window of Alphaproteobacteria bacterium LSUCC0719 genomic DNA:
- the otnK gene encoding 3-oxo-tetronate kinase, protein MTTILGCIADDFTGATDLAGLLARSGVHVSLRLGVPDTPPDGAAPLEVIALKCRTAPVTEAVAECRAALAWLRGAGAERFFWKYCSTFDSTAAGNIGPVAEALMDDLGTNQTIYCPAFPENGRAIFMGNLFVGRQPLAESPMKDHPLTPMRDSNLMRLLEPQVTRPVGLADRLVVARGAAALADRLVALSDDGVAHVVVDAVANEDIGIIAAACRDMALMTGGSAVAMPLPDLYRQDGLLPADAPSLKTPGVAAGAVILSGSCSAMTNQQVAAYDGHGPSLRLDPLDLATAGPGAALDWLASQPHDSVPMIYATAAPDEVRAAQDRLGTARAGQLVEQALAALAVAAFDAGRRRFVVAGGETSGAVAQALGLARLDIGTEIAPGVPWTFANVKGEDIAVTLKSGNFGDRDFFAAALARLEAS, encoded by the coding sequence GTGACAACCATTCTTGGCTGCATCGCCGATGATTTTACCGGCGCCACCGATCTTGCCGGGCTGCTGGCCCGGTCCGGCGTGCATGTATCGCTTCGCCTTGGTGTGCCCGACACCCCGCCTGATGGTGCCGCCCCGTTAGAGGTGATTGCCCTGAAATGCCGGACCGCGCCGGTGACCGAGGCGGTGGCGGAATGCCGTGCCGCGCTTGCCTGGTTGCGGGGTGCCGGCGCCGAACGGTTCTTCTGGAAATACTGTTCGACCTTCGACAGCACGGCTGCGGGCAATATCGGCCCGGTGGCGGAAGCGCTGATGGATGATCTTGGCACAAACCAGACAATCTACTGTCCGGCATTTCCGGAGAATGGCCGGGCCATCTTCATGGGCAATCTGTTTGTTGGCCGGCAGCCGCTTGCCGAAAGCCCGATGAAGGATCACCCGCTGACCCCGATGCGTGACAGCAATCTGATGCGGCTTCTGGAACCACAGGTGACGCGACCGGTCGGGCTTGCCGACAGGTTGGTTGTGGCGCGCGGCGCGGCGGCGCTTGCCGACAGGCTGGTGGCTTTGAGCGATGATGGTGTGGCGCATGTGGTGGTGGATGCGGTGGCGAATGAAGATATTGGCATCATTGCTGCTGCCTGCCGCGATATGGCGTTGATGACGGGCGGTTCGGCGGTGGCAATGCCGCTGCCCGATCTTTACCGTCAGGATGGTCTGCTGCCGGCCGACGCGCCCTCGCTGAAGACACCGGGTGTGGCTGCCGGCGCGGTGATTTTGTCGGGAAGCTGCTCGGCAATGACAAATCAACAGGTGGCCGCCTATGACGGACATGGTCCATCGCTGAGGCTTGATCCGCTGGACCTTGCCACCGCCGGTCCCGGTGCGGCCCTTGACTGGCTTGCCAGCCAGCCACATGACAGTGTGCCGATGATCTACGCCACTGCCGCGCCGGATGAGGTGCGCGCGGCACAGGACCGGCTTGGCACCGCAAGGGCCGGCCAGCTTGTCGAACAGGCGCTTGCCGCGCTTGCAGTGGCGGCGTTTGACGCCGGCAGGCGGCGATTTGTCGTCGCCGGCGGTGAAACTTCAGGCGCGGTGGCACAGGCGCTGGGCCTTGCGCGTCTTGATATAGGTACCGAGATCGCGCCCGGCGTTCCCTGGACCTTTGCCAATGTCAAAGGCGAGGATATAGCGGTAACATTGAAATCGGGCAATTTCGGGGACAGGGATTTCTTTGCTGCGGCCCTTGCCAGACTGGAGGC
- the ltnD gene encoding L-threonate dehydrogenase — protein MTGGNIRKVAVFGLGSMGYGMAQSLLRAGHIVHGFDVVPEVRDRFVAEGGADGDLADIAPDLDAVVIVVLNATQTEAVLFGDSGVVPMLRSGAVVLSCATVPPAFARDMAAACEAHQIQYLDAPISGGSVKAAAGQLSIMASGSAAGFDAAAPILDATAETVFRMGDEPGAGSVMKVVNQLLAGVHIATMAEAITFGMKQGLAPDRFLEVISKCAGTSWMLENRAPHIVNGDYTPHSQIDIWLKDLGIVLDIAKESRFSAPIAATALQQYVAAAGMGLGREDDAAVAKVYARNSGLDLPGEG, from the coding sequence GTGACAGGTGGCAATATCAGGAAGGTCGCTGTTTTCGGCCTCGGCTCGATGGGATATGGCATGGCGCAGTCACTTCTTCGCGCCGGTCACATTGTTCATGGTTTCGACGTTGTTCCCGAGGTGCGGGACCGCTTTGTCGCCGAGGGCGGCGCGGATGGCGATCTTGCCGATATCGCGCCTGATCTCGATGCGGTTGTCATCGTCGTGCTGAACGCCACGCAGACCGAGGCGGTGCTGTTCGGTGACAGCGGCGTCGTGCCGATGCTGCGCTCCGGTGCGGTTGTCTTGTCCTGTGCGACTGTGCCGCCGGCATTCGCCCGTGACATGGCAGCCGCATGTGAGGCGCATCAGATCCAATATCTCGACGCGCCGATTTCCGGTGGCTCGGTCAAGGCTGCCGCCGGTCAGCTCAGTATCATGGCATCGGGAAGCGCGGCTGGCTTCGATGCCGCGGCCCCGATCCTCGACGCCACCGCCGAGACCGTCTTTCGCATGGGGGATGAGCCCGGTGCCGGGTCGGTGATGAAGGTGGTGAACCAGCTTCTTGCCGGGGTTCATATCGCGACCATGGCCGAGGCAATCACCTTTGGCATGAAACAGGGGCTGGCACCCGACAGGTTCCTCGAGGTGATATCGAAATGCGCCGGCACCAGCTGGATGCTGGAGAATCGCGCGCCGCACATTGTGAACGGTGATTACACACCGCACTCGCAGATTGATATCTGGCTGAAGGATCTTGGCATCGTTCTCGACATCGCCAAGGAATCGAGATTCAGCGCGCCGATTGCCGCCACCGCATTGCAGCAATATGTGGCAGCCGCCGGGATGGGTCTGGGGCGCGAGGATGATGCCGCCGTTGCCAAGGTCTATGCCCGCAACAGTGGTCTTGATCTGCCCGGGGAGGGGTGA
- a CDS encoding AGE family epimerase/isomerase, with product MTSAQYPDFESAAFLRAHVDSILAFYEPEAFDPAGGFFHHFLDDGSVYDRDTRHLVSSTRFVFNYTNAFLATGRPHYRDWAAHGLSYLGTHHRAPQGHYLWQRKADVVEDGRAMAYGHAFVILAAAWAARVGIEGAGSMLDSCWDFMETQFFEPDHDAYADERSDDLTQLDSYRGQNANMHTVEALIAAFETTGEARYLDRADRVAHKFTVELAAAADGQVWEHYDSGWTHDWAYNIDKPDDLFKPWGFQPGHQVEWAKLLLQLDTHRPADWHLATAISLYDRAMERGWDPVHGGLVYGYAPDGGFADATKYFWVQAEAIATAWRLFARTGKTCYRDDYHRLWRWSWDHLVDHEHGAWYRIVTREGSWIEPFKSPAGKVDYHTMGACWDVLSVMDAADRHG from the coding sequence ATGACATCAGCACAGTATCCAGATTTTGAATCCGCAGCGTTTCTTCGCGCGCATGTCGACAGCATTCTGGCGTTCTATGAACCAGAGGCGTTTGATCCGGCTGGCGGTTTCTTTCATCACTTTCTGGATGACGGGTCGGTCTATGACCGTGACACGCGCCATCTGGTCAGTTCGACACGCTTTGTTTTCAACTACACAAATGCCTTCCTTGCGACCGGTCGGCCCCATTACCGTGACTGGGCCGCACATGGGCTGAGCTATCTCGGCACACACCACCGCGCACCGCAGGGCCATTATCTGTGGCAACGCAAGGCGGATGTGGTCGAGGATGGGCGTGCCATGGCCTATGGTCATGCCTTTGTGATCCTGGCGGCGGCCTGGGCGGCGCGGGTCGGCATCGAAGGTGCCGGATCGATGCTGGATTCCTGCTGGGATTTCATGGAGACGCAGTTCTTTGAACCGGACCATGACGCCTATGCGGACGAGCGGTCGGATGATCTGACGCAGCTCGACAGCTATCGCGGACAGAACGCCAACATGCATACCGTCGAGGCACTGATCGCCGCATTTGAGACCACCGGCGAGGCACGCTATCTGGACCGCGCCGACAGGGTGGCCCATAAATTCACCGTCGAGCTGGCCGCCGCCGCCGACGGCCAGGTCTGGGAACATTACGATTCCGGCTGGACCCATGACTGGGCCTACAATATCGACAAGCCCGACGATCTGTTCAAGCCATGGGGCTTTCAGCCCGGACATCAGGTGGAATGGGCAAAATTGCTGCTTCAGCTCGACACGCACCGCCCCGCAGACTGGCATCTGGCAACAGCCATATCACTGTATGACAGGGCGATGGAGCGCGGATGGGATCCTGTCCATGGCGGGCTTGTCTATGGATATGCGCCGGATGGCGGTTTTGCCGACGCGACAAAATATTTCTGGGTTCAGGCCGAGGCCATTGCCACCGCCTGGCGGCTGTTCGCACGCACTGGCAAGACCTGCTATCGTGACGACTATCACCGCCTGTGGCGCTGGTCATGGGATCACCTTGTGGATCATGAACATGGTGCCTGGTACCGCATCGTGACCCGCGAGGGGTCATGGATCGAGCCGTTCAAATCACCTGCCGGCAAGGTTGACTATCACACTATGGGGGCCTGCTGGGATGTATTGTCGGTCATGGATGCCGCTGACAGACATGGATAG